A single Atopobiaceae bacterium DNA region contains:
- the pknB gene encoding Stk1 family PASTA domain-containing Ser/Thr kinase gives MAGRVLGGRYTVQDKVGIGGMATVYRGLDNVLGRTVAIKTMLPQYAADPSFAARFKQEAQAAAALQSPYIVGVYDWGKDGETYYIIMEYLRGTDLKSGIRKHGALDCKKVAQIGSQICQALAVAHRHDIIHRDIKPQNIMVQPDGNIKVMDFGIARAKNSHLTADNSVLGTAHYVSPEQTQGKELGPTSDLYSLGIVMYEAATGRVPFDGDDAIAVALKQVNEQPVPPSQINPNVDAALESIILKCMQKNPADRFQTADELRHALTDYLSGRMVSLGEATSMLSATPTSQLNRNSAGSTSAMPRAGSPISTSSTGSTGRSATEEAAEAKKKHKKHVIIGVVCAILAVAAIAAAAYALLNQSSATETVPNLLGLTKDSAISQIESTDFFTEGTVKEEYSSTVDSGKVIDQDPDSGKTATKGTKINLVISKGPEPAADVTVPDLSNMTPSEAEAALTKLGLKGQAGDSVFSDTIESGHVATQDQAANQTAKAGDTITYHLSKGVESVSVPSVVGKSQSSATSTLQNSGFTVDVETDYSDSYDSGTVMSQSPSSGSSASKGATVTITVSKGSKPAPSPTSVTSPTTTSAATTSAATTSAATSAATTSN, from the coding sequence ATGGCAGGTAGGGTACTCGGCGGACGCTACACCGTCCAAGACAAGGTCGGCATCGGTGGCATGGCCACCGTCTATCGCGGCCTCGACAACGTGCTCGGGCGGACCGTCGCCATCAAGACGATGCTGCCGCAGTACGCGGCGGACCCGTCGTTCGCGGCCCGCTTCAAGCAGGAGGCACAGGCTGCCGCCGCGCTCCAGAGCCCGTACATCGTGGGCGTCTACGACTGGGGCAAGGACGGCGAGACGTACTACATCATCATGGAGTACCTCCGTGGCACCGACCTCAAGAGCGGCATCCGCAAGCACGGGGCCCTCGACTGCAAGAAGGTCGCGCAGATCGGCAGCCAGATCTGCCAGGCGCTCGCCGTGGCCCACCGCCATGACATCATCCACCGCGACATCAAGCCGCAGAACATCATGGTGCAGCCGGATGGCAACATCAAGGTGATGGACTTCGGCATCGCCCGCGCAAAGAACTCGCACCTCACGGCCGACAACTCGGTGCTGGGCACGGCCCACTACGTGAGCCCCGAGCAGACGCAGGGCAAGGAGCTCGGCCCCACTTCGGACCTCTACTCCCTTGGCATCGTGATGTACGAGGCCGCCACGGGACGCGTCCCCTTCGATGGCGACGATGCCATCGCCGTGGCCCTGAAGCAGGTCAACGAGCAGCCCGTTCCCCCCAGCCAGATCAACCCCAACGTCGACGCCGCGCTCGAGAGCATCATCCTGAAGTGCATGCAGAAGAACCCCGCCGACCGCTTCCAGACGGCCGACGAGCTACGCCATGCCCTCACCGACTACCTCTCCGGCCGCATGGTGAGCCTGGGCGAGGCCACCTCGATGCTCTCGGCCACGCCCACCTCGCAGCTCAACCGCAACTCCGCAGGCTCGACGAGCGCCATGCCGAGGGCCGGCTCGCCGATCTCCACGAGCAGCACTGGCTCCACAGGCCGCTCTGCCACGGAGGAGGCCGCCGAGGCCAAGAAGAAGCACAAGAAGCACGTCATCATCGGTGTGGTCTGCGCCATCCTGGCCGTCGCGGCGATCGCTGCCGCGGCCTATGCGCTGCTCAACCAGAGCTCGGCCACCGAGACGGTCCCCAACCTGCTTGGCCTCACCAAGGACAGTGCCATCAGCCAGATCGAGAGCACCGACTTCTTCACGGAGGGCACGGTCAAGGAGGAGTACTCCTCCACCGTCGACTCCGGCAAGGTGATCGACCAGGACCCCGACTCCGGCAAGACCGCGACCAAGGGCACCAAGATCAACCTCGTGATATCCAAGGGCCCCGAGCCCGCGGCAGACGTGACGGTCCCCGACCTCAGCAACATGACGCCGTCCGAGGCGGAGGCCGCCCTCACGAAGCTCGGCCTCAAGGGCCAGGCTGGTGACTCGGTCTTCTCCGACACGATCGAGTCCGGCCACGTGGCCACCCAGGACCAGGCCGCCAACCAGACGGCGAAGGCTGGGGACACCATCACCTACCACCTCTCGAAGGGCGTCGAGTCAGTGAGCGTCCCGAGCGTGGTGGGCAAGAGCCAGAGCTCGGCCACCTCGACGCTCCAGAACTCGGGCTTCACCGTGGACGTCGAGACCGACTACAGCGACAGCTATGACTCGGGTACCGTCATGTCGCAGAGCCCCTCGTCGGGCTCCTCGGCCTCGAAGGGTGCGACCGTGACCATCACGGTCTCGAAGGGCTCCAAGCCCGCGCCCTCGCCGACGTCGGTCACCTCCCCCACCACCA